In a single window of the Streptomyces sp. HUAS ZL42 genome:
- a CDS encoding acetyl-CoA C-acetyltransferase, producing the protein MAEAYIVEAVRTPVGRRGGGLSGVHPADLGAHVLKELVSRADVDPAAVEDVVLGCLDTVGPQAGDIARTCWLAAGLPEEVPGVTVDRQCGSSQQAVHFAAQGVLSGTQDLVVAGGVQNMSQIPIAFATRQAAEPLGFTEGPFAGSEGWRARYGNRPVNQFAGAEMIAAKWGISRQDQEEFALRSHRRAVRAIDEGRFERETVAHGDVTTDEGPRRDTSLEKMAALKPVIDGGTVTAACSSQVSDGAAAMLLASERAVREHGLTPRARVHHLSVRGEDPIRMLTAPIPATAHALKKTGLSIHDIDLVEINEAFAPVVLAWLKETGADPDKVNVNGGAIALGHPLGATGVKLMTTLLHELERTGGRFGLQTMCEGGGQANVTIIERV; encoded by the coding sequence ATGGCCGAGGCCTACATCGTCGAAGCGGTTCGCACGCCCGTCGGGCGGCGCGGGGGAGGGCTGAGCGGGGTCCATCCCGCCGACCTCGGCGCGCATGTGCTGAAGGAACTCGTCTCGCGCGCGGACGTGGATCCCGCCGCCGTCGAGGACGTCGTCCTCGGCTGCCTCGACACCGTGGGACCGCAGGCCGGTGACATCGCGCGGACCTGCTGGCTGGCGGCCGGGCTGCCCGAGGAGGTGCCGGGCGTCACCGTCGACCGGCAGTGCGGGTCCTCGCAGCAGGCCGTGCACTTCGCGGCACAGGGCGTGCTGTCCGGGACACAGGACCTGGTGGTCGCCGGCGGTGTGCAGAACATGTCGCAGATACCGATCGCCTTCGCTACCCGGCAGGCCGCCGAACCCCTGGGCTTCACCGAGGGCCCCTTCGCGGGCAGCGAGGGCTGGCGGGCACGGTACGGGAACCGGCCCGTCAACCAGTTCGCCGGCGCCGAGATGATCGCCGCGAAGTGGGGGATCAGCAGGCAGGACCAGGAGGAGTTCGCGCTGCGGTCCCATCGGCGGGCGGTGCGCGCGATCGACGAGGGGCGCTTCGAGCGGGAGACCGTGGCCCACGGGGACGTGACGACCGACGAGGGGCCGCGGCGGGACACGTCCCTGGAGAAGATGGCCGCTCTGAAGCCGGTCATCGACGGCGGCACCGTCACCGCCGCGTGTTCCTCGCAGGTCTCCGACGGGGCGGCCGCGATGCTGCTCGCCTCGGAGCGGGCGGTGCGCGAACACGGGCTGACGCCCCGCGCGCGCGTCCACCACCTCTCGGTGCGCGGCGAGGACCCGATCCGCATGCTGACCGCCCCGATCCCCGCCACGGCCCACGCCCTGAAGAAGACCGGCCTGTCGATCCACGACATCGACCTCGTCGAGATCAACGAGGCCTTCGCACCCGTCGTCCTGGCCTGGCTGAAGGAGACCGGCGCCGACCCCGACAAGGTCAACGTCAACGGCGGCGCGATCGCCCTGGGCCACCCTCTGGGCGCGACCGGCGTCAAGCTGATGACGACCCTTCTGCACGAACTGGAGCGCACCGGCGGACGGTTCGGGCTCCAGACGATGTGCGAGGGCGGGGGGCAGGCGAACGTGACGATCATCGAGCGGGTCTGA
- a CDS encoding NAD(P)H-dependent flavin oxidoreductase — translation METALTRLVGVRHPIVQTGMGWVAGPRLVSAAANAGALGILASATMTPDRLREAIREVKSRTAAPFGVNLRADAMDAGDRVRIIVDEGVRVASFALAPSAELIAELKQAGVVVIPSVGARRHAEKVAAWGADAVVVQGGEGGGHTGEVATTVLLPQVVDAVDIPVVAAGGFFDGRGLVAALAYGASGVAMGTRFLLTSDSTVPDAVKAAYLAATVKDVTVTRAVDGLPHRMLRTDLVESLESSSRTRILLRAVRHAAGLRKLSGLTWQGMIRDGLTMKHGKELSWSQVLLAANTPMLLKSAMVDGRTDLGVMASGQVAGVIEDLPSCADLVERVMREAGEIIGGLSVHGASMRA, via the coding sequence ATGGAGACCGCGCTCACCCGGCTCGTCGGGGTCCGTCACCCGATCGTGCAGACCGGGATGGGATGGGTGGCGGGCCCCCGCCTGGTCTCGGCGGCGGCGAACGCGGGCGCGCTGGGCATCCTGGCCTCGGCGACCATGACGCCCGACCGGCTGCGCGAGGCGATACGCGAGGTCAAGTCCCGTACGGCGGCGCCGTTCGGGGTCAATCTCCGGGCGGACGCCATGGACGCCGGCGACCGGGTGCGGATCATCGTCGACGAGGGGGTCCGGGTCGCCTCCTTCGCCCTCGCCCCCTCTGCTGAACTGATCGCGGAGCTCAAGCAGGCCGGTGTGGTCGTCATCCCTTCCGTCGGGGCGCGGCGTCATGCCGAGAAGGTCGCGGCCTGGGGTGCGGACGCGGTGGTCGTGCAGGGCGGGGAGGGCGGCGGCCACACCGGCGAGGTCGCCACGACGGTGCTGCTGCCGCAGGTGGTGGACGCGGTGGACATCCCGGTGGTGGCGGCGGGCGGCTTCTTCGACGGGCGCGGCCTGGTCGCGGCGCTGGCGTACGGGGCGTCGGGCGTCGCGATGGGCACGCGGTTCCTGCTGACGTCGGACTCGACGGTGCCGGACGCGGTGAAGGCGGCGTACCTGGCCGCGACGGTGAAGGACGTGACGGTGACCCGGGCGGTCGACGGTCTGCCGCACCGGATGCTGCGTACGGACCTGGTGGAGTCGCTGGAGAGCTCCAGCCGTACGCGGATCCTGCTGCGTGCCGTGCGCCATGCGGCGGGGTTGCGGAAGCTGTCCGGCCTCACCTGGCAGGGCATGATCCGCGACGGCCTCACGATGAAGCACGGCAAGGAGCTGTCCTGGAGCCAGGTGCTGCTCGCCGCGAACACGCCGATGCTGCTGAAGTCCGCGATGGTGGACGGCCGTACGGACCTCGGGGTGATGGCGTCCGGGCAGGTCGCGGGGGTGATCGAGGACCTGCCGTCGTGTGCGGATCTGGTGGAGCGGGTGATGCGGGAGGCCGGGGAAATCATCGGCGGGCTGTCGGTGCACGGTGCTTCGATGCGCGCATGA
- a CDS encoding CoA-transferase subunit beta, whose product MTTDPTRAEYCVIACAEAWRDDGEILASPMGLIPSLGARLARRTFSPELLLTDGEAMLVGADGTVEGWLPYRQHLSLVTGGRRHVMMGASQIDRYGNQNISCIGDWAKPRRQLLGVRGAPVNTLNNRTSYWIPRHSRRVFVEKVDMVCGVGYDRAAQHPGTARYHGIPRVVSDLGVLDFATPDHSMRLASLHPGVTVDQVREATGFGLAVPADVPYTREPTDAELRLIREVLDPENVRAKEVAG is encoded by the coding sequence ATGACCACGGACCCCACCCGCGCCGAGTACTGCGTGATCGCCTGCGCCGAGGCATGGCGGGACGACGGCGAGATCCTGGCGAGTCCCATGGGCCTGATCCCGTCCCTCGGCGCCCGCCTCGCCCGGCGGACGTTCTCGCCGGAGCTGCTGCTCACCGACGGCGAGGCGATGCTCGTCGGCGCCGACGGGACGGTCGAGGGCTGGCTGCCGTACCGGCAGCATCTGTCCCTGGTCACCGGCGGCCGACGGCACGTGATGATGGGCGCGAGCCAGATCGACCGGTACGGCAACCAGAACATCTCCTGCATCGGCGACTGGGCGAAACCCCGGCGGCAGCTCCTCGGAGTGCGGGGAGCACCGGTCAACACCCTCAACAACCGGACGAGTTACTGGATCCCGCGGCACTCCCGGCGGGTCTTCGTGGAGAAGGTCGACATGGTGTGCGGAGTGGGGTACGACCGCGCGGCGCAGCACCCCGGGACCGCCCGCTACCACGGCATCCCCCGGGTCGTCTCCGACCTCGGCGTCCTCGACTTCGCCACCCCCGACCACTCGATGCGGCTGGCCTCGCTGCACCCGGGGGTCACCGTGGATCAGGTCAGGGAGGCGACCGGCTTCGGCCTGGCGGTCCCGGCCGACGTGCCGTACACACGCGAGCCCACCGACGCCGAGCTGCGGCTGATCCGCGAGGTCCTCGATCCGGAGAACGTCCGGGCCAAGGAGGTCGCCGGCTGA
- a CDS encoding CoA transferase subunit A, whose amino-acid sequence MSDKTMTADEAVARLESGMTVGIGGWGSRRKPMALVRALLRSRVTDLTVVSYGGPDVGMLAAAGRIRRLVTAFVTLDSVPLEPHYRAARERGAFELTEVDEAMFMWGLHAAANRLPFLPVRAGIGSDVLRVNPGLRTVTSPYEDGETFVAMPALRLDAALVHVSRADRRGNGQYLGPDPYFDDLFCEAADTAYLSCERIVDTAELTKEAAPQTLLVKRHTVTGVVEAPSGAHFTSCAPDYGRDEAFQRRYAATPWPEFAERFLAGDEQAYHSAVQSWHKEAHG is encoded by the coding sequence GTGAGCGACAAGACGATGACCGCCGACGAGGCCGTCGCCCGCCTGGAGAGCGGCATGACCGTCGGCATCGGCGGCTGGGGCTCGCGCCGCAAACCGATGGCCCTGGTACGGGCGCTGCTGCGCTCCCGGGTCACCGACCTGACGGTCGTCTCCTACGGCGGCCCGGACGTGGGCATGCTCGCCGCGGCCGGCCGGATCCGCAGACTGGTCACCGCCTTCGTCACCCTCGACTCGGTCCCGCTCGAACCGCACTACCGCGCGGCACGCGAGCGTGGGGCGTTCGAGCTGACGGAGGTCGACGAGGCGATGTTCATGTGGGGGCTGCACGCGGCGGCGAACCGGCTGCCGTTCCTGCCGGTGCGGGCCGGGATCGGCTCGGACGTGCTGCGGGTCAACCCCGGCCTCAGGACGGTCACTTCGCCGTACGAGGACGGGGAGACGTTCGTGGCCATGCCGGCCCTGCGCCTGGACGCGGCCCTGGTGCACGTCAGCCGTGCCGACCGGCGGGGCAACGGACAGTACCTGGGCCCGGACCCCTACTTCGACGACCTGTTCTGCGAGGCGGCGGACACGGCCTACCTCTCGTGCGAGCGGATCGTGGACACGGCCGAGCTGACCAAGGAGGCCGCACCCCAGACACTCCTCGTCAAACGGCACACGGTGACGGGCGTGGTCGAGGCCCCGAGCGGCGCGCACTTCACGTCCTGCGCCCCCGACTACGGCCGGGACGAGGCCTTCCAGCGGCGGTACGCAGCCACGCCCTGGCCGGAGTTCGCCGAACGGTTCCTCGCCGGGGACGAGCAGGCGTACCACTCGGCCGTGCAGTCCTGGCACAAGGAGGCCCACGGATGA
- a CDS encoding enoyl-CoA hydratase family protein, with translation MGVSTSSPEKGPEKNGIAVVTVDFPPVNALPVHGWSALADSVRAAGRDPEVRCVVLAAEGRGFNAGVDIKEIQAQGHRALIGANSGCARAFAAVYECEVPVVAAVHGFCLGGGIGLVGNADAIVASDDAVFGLPELDRGALGAATHLARLVPQHLLRTLYYTARTVTAAELHAHGSVWRVVPRGQLRAAALELAREIAAKDGELLRLAKAALNGIDPVDVRRSYRFEQGFTFEANLGGVADRVRDTFGRDGA, from the coding sequence ATGGGTGTCTCCACCTCGTCCCCGGAAAAGGGGCCCGAAAAAAATGGAATCGCCGTCGTCACGGTCGACTTCCCCCCGGTGAACGCGCTGCCGGTGCACGGCTGGTCCGCCCTGGCCGACTCCGTGCGCGCGGCGGGCCGTGACCCGGAGGTCCGGTGTGTCGTGCTGGCCGCCGAGGGGCGCGGCTTCAACGCGGGTGTGGACATCAAGGAGATACAGGCGCAGGGCCACCGGGCCCTGATCGGTGCGAACTCCGGCTGCGCGCGGGCCTTCGCGGCGGTGTACGAGTGCGAGGTGCCGGTCGTGGCGGCGGTGCACGGCTTCTGCCTGGGCGGCGGCATCGGCCTCGTGGGCAACGCGGACGCGATCGTGGCGAGCGACGACGCCGTCTTCGGCCTGCCCGAGCTGGACCGCGGCGCCCTCGGCGCGGCCACCCATCTGGCCCGTCTGGTCCCGCAGCACCTGTTGCGCACGCTGTACTACACCGCCCGCACGGTCACGGCGGCCGAACTGCACGCGCACGGCTCGGTGTGGCGGGTCGTGCCGCGCGGGCAACTGCGCGCGGCCGCGCTGGAGCTGGCCCGCGAGATAGCCGCCAAGGACGGGGAACTGCTGCGCCTGGCCAAGGCCGCGCTCAACGGCATCGACCCCGTCGACGTGCGCCGCAGCTACCGCTTCGAACAGGGCTTCACCTTCGAGGCCAACCTCGGCGGGGTGGCCGACCGGGTGCGTGACACCTTCGGAAGGGACGGTGCCTGA